AAGGCATGACTCTCGATCAGGTGAAGGCAGCCAAGCCGACGATGGACTTCGACGGGCGTTACGGATCGAACACTGGTTCCTGGACTACATCCATGTTTGTCGAAGCTGTTTATAAGAGCCTAAAGGAGACAAAATAATGCGGAAACTACTGCTGCTTCCTATAATCGCGGCGACCTTGCTGACAGGAAGCGCCCTCTATGGTCACCATTCCTACGCCGCAACATACGACGTCACCAAGGAAATCAAACTCGAGGGAAAGCTCGTCCAGTTTGTTCTCCGGAATCCGCATACCTACGTGACCATGCAGGCGCCGGACAGCAAGGGAGTGACGCAACGATGGTCCATCGAGTGGGCCGGCAGCGCTCAACTCGGCAGCCAGGGCATCAAGCAGGATACTCTGAAGATTGGCGACGAGATCACCGTCGTCGGACGTCCATCGCGCGTTCCCGGCGAATTCCGGGCGCTTCTGGTAAACCTGAAGCGGCCTTCGGATGGATTCACCTGGGGTTCCCGCACGGGCGAACAGGTTGACTAAGCGGACGCGTTCGGAGTGAAAATGAATTTTGAAATACTACAAAAGCGCGCGGCCGTGTACACCCTGTTCGTTGCTGCATTCCTGCTCCTGAGCCCGGTAACAGGCCGTGCACAACGAGGGGGTGGCGGTGGCCGCGGCGGCGCGGGGGGTCGTGGCGGAGCTGGGGGTCGTGGCGGAGCTGGGGGTCGTGGCGGCGGGGGTGGCGGTCGCGGAGCTGGGGGCAAGCAGAATGCCCCGATCGATCTCACTGGCTACTGGGTGGCCGTCATCAGCGAAGACTGGGAATTGCGGATGATCACTCCGCCGAAAGGCCAGTTCACTTCCCTGCCGTTGAATGCCGAAGGGCGCCGCGTTGGAAATGCATGGGATCCGGCCAAGGATGAGGCGGCAGGCGAACAATGCAAGTATTATGGCGCCGCCAGCATCATGCGAATCCCGGGCCGCCTGCACATCACCTGGGAGAACGATACGACGCTCCGCGTCGACACCGATGCGGGAACCCAAACCCGCCTGTTCCATTTTGGTCCAGCCGCCCCAGGTGCGGCGGGAGAACCATCATGGCAAGGATATTCGTCCGCGCAATGGGAAACCGGTCCTGGTGGAGGCCGCGGGGGAGCCTCGTCAGGCGGCGGACTGAAAGTAGTAACCAACAATCTCCGCCCGGGTTATTTCCGGCGGAACGGTGCACCCTATGGAAAGGATGCCATCGTCACCGAGTACTTTGATCTCAACACGCTGCCCAATGGCGATAAGTGGTTTACCGTAACAACGAAGGTCGAAGATCCTCAATATTTGAGCCGTTATTACCTGACGACCTCGGACTTCAAGAAGGTCCCGGACGCTACTGGTTGGAATCCCACGCCCTGCTCGGCAAAATAATCCTCCCCGCCTGAAATAGAGGCCCGCGCTGTCACGGTCGCGGGTCTACCCCGTTTCGTTTTGCAACATACTATGTTGTCCGTTTCCTTCCCTGGCCCAGCCTTATCACGCCTATTGAACGACTTACAGATCAGGCGGGATGGGCAAAGACGTGCCAATAGAGGCTCGCGCGAGGAGGAACACGTTGGCGAAACGGCGAAATTCACAAAATGGCTTCACGCTCCTGGAAATGGCGTTCGTCATGTTGATTATCGGCGTGATGACCATGATTGCGGTGCCCCAGACGAAAGCAGCGTTAAAGGGCTATCACCTGGGGGCAGCGGTACAGGCTGTGTCCGGCGCCATTCAAGGTGCGCGTTATTCAGCAATTTCGCACGGCGCAACATATAACGTCGCATTCGGCCAGACAACATTCAACTATCAAGTCGGCACCAAGGTCGCTCCAGCAACAACGTTTTCCAATGTCGGCAATCCCATTCCATGGTCCACCAGTAACGACGTTACTCTGAGTCCCTCAACTACTTTGGAGTTTTCTCCCGGTGGAACCGTCAAGGCGACGACGGGCACATTGAATTTGACTCTGACGGATGGGACGAAGGTGGAAACAATTACCGTTTCGGAGGTTGGGAACATCAGTGTCAGTCCCTAACAACCCGGACAATTCCGGATTCACTCTTATCGAGGTCTCCATCGCAAGCCTGATTCTGATATCTGCCTTGCTCGGAGTCGGCCTGCTGATAACGAAGATGACATTGGGCGCTTCGACATCAAAGGACATGAGCTCGGCTGCGGTCCTGCTTTCGGAGAAGATCGAAGACCTCAACCGCTGGGACGTGGATGATCCACATATTTGCGTGCCCGCCGGGCACGCAAATGCGGGCAGCCTGACTGCTGATATTACCCAGACCACGACGTGTTCTCAGGGCGCCTCCGCAAGCATCAGTTACGATGACGACGTTTATCCGAATCTGACAGACGGCAGCAACGTCTGCCCCGATCCGAGCGCGGGTTGTTTTGCAGAAACCGTGTCTTCAATGGTTGGGGGCA
Above is a window of Terriglobia bacterium DNA encoding:
- a CDS encoding DUF6152 family protein — protein: MRKLLLLPIIAATLLTGSALYGHHSYAATYDVTKEIKLEGKLVQFVLRNPHTYVTMQAPDSKGVTQRWSIEWAGSAQLGSQGIKQDTLKIGDEITVVGRPSRVPGEFRALLVNLKRPSDGFTWGSRTGEQVD
- a CDS encoding GspH/FimT family pseudopilin; translated protein: MAKRRNSQNGFTLLEMAFVMLIIGVMTMIAVPQTKAALKGYHLGAAVQAVSGAIQGARYSAISHGATYNVAFGQTTFNYQVGTKVAPATTFSNVGNPIPWSTSNDVTLSPSTTLEFSPGGTVKATTGTLNLTLTDGTKVETITVSEVGNISVSP